A window of the Dioscorea cayenensis subsp. rotundata cultivar TDr96_F1 chromosome 14, TDr96_F1_v2_PseudoChromosome.rev07_lg8_w22 25.fasta, whole genome shotgun sequence genome harbors these coding sequences:
- the LOC120275207 gene encoding protein SPA, chloroplastic translates to MSLAPSLSLLRSSFLSPPSNAKLLSSPRLTTTHRRTISYPRISAIELDQNTIVAISVGLVSVAVGIGIPVFYETQIDNAAKRENTQPCFPCSGSGAQQCRFCMGTGIVTVVLGGGETEKSQCINCEGAGSLTCTTCQGTGIQPRYLDRREFKDDD, encoded by the exons ATGTCGCTTGCTCCTTCTCTGTCTCTTCTCCGCTCCTCCTTCCTCTCTCCGCCTTCCAATGCCAAGCTCCTCTCCTCTCCCCGCCTCACCACAACCCATCGTCGAACCATCTCCTATCCCCGCATAAGCGCCATCGAGCTCGATCAGAACACG aTCGTTGCCATCTCCGTTGGTCTTGTAAGCGTCGCGGTTGGGATTGGAATCCCTGTTTTTTATGAGACCCAGATCGATAATGCG GCTAAGAGGGAGAACACGCAACCTTGTTTTCCATGCAGTGGCTCCGGTGCTC AGCAATGCAGGTTTTGCATGGGAACTGGCATTGTGACTGTAGTTCTTGGTGGGGGTGAGACAGAAAAGTCACAATGCATCAACTGCGAAGGTGCAGGCTCATTGACATGTACCACATGCCAAGGAACTGGAATTCAACCACGTTATCTTGATCGCAG AGAGTTCAAGGATGATGATTGA